In Ctenopharyngodon idella isolate HZGC_01 chromosome 1, HZGC01, whole genome shotgun sequence, a single genomic region encodes these proteins:
- the rnaseh2a gene encoding ribonuclease H2 subunit A isoform X1 yields MSMDLSDFEADNSVSCRLSSSIPDVCKTEDCCLGIDEAGRGPVLGPMVYGICFCPVSRKEDLKNLKVADSKTLTEAERENLFLKLNQAKRFVGWALQVLSPNTISTSMLQRAKYNLNALSHDAAIGLVQYALDCGVQLKEVFVDTVGPAEKYQDKLSQRFPGVEFTVRPKADSLFPIVSAASICAKVARDHAVKSWKFAEDLGEVDTDYGSGYPNDPKTKSWLLKYLDPVFGYPQFVRFSWSTAQTLMDSKAVAVHWDDDEEDGEKAAARQNNTSMLSFFSRSKPPELTHTRDTHRFFAERKLQSVNTL; encoded by the exons GCATGGATCTGAGTGATTTTGAGGCAGATAACTCCGTGAGCTGTCGTTTGTCCTCGTCCATCCCGGACGTGTGTAAGACAGAGGACTGCTGCCTGGGCATCGATGAGGCGGGCAGGGGACCCGTCCTGG GACCCATGGTGTATGGGATATGCTTCTGCCCCGTATCGAGAAAAGAAGACCTGAAGAATTTGAAAGTGGCTG ACTCGAAGACGCTGacagaggcagagagagagaacctGTTTCTGAAGCTCAATCAGGCCAAACGTTTTGTAGGCTGGGCCCTTCAGGTCCTCTCGCCCAACACCATCTCCACCAGCATGCTGCAAAG AGCAAAATACAATCTGAATGCTCTGTCACATGACGCTGCTATTGGTCTGGTGCAGTATGCGCTGGACTGTGGGGTGCAGCTCAAAGAG GTGTTTGTAGACACCGTGGGTCCTGCAGAGAAGTATCAGGACAAGCTCTCCCAGCGGTTCCCCGGAGTGGAGTTCACCGTTCGTCCCAAAGCTGATTCGCTCTTCCCTATCGTCAGTGCTGCCAGCATCTGTGCCAAG GTGGCCAGAGACCATGCTGTCAAATCCTGGAAGTTTGCAGAAGATTTGGGTGAAGTGGACACAGATTATGGCTCTGGGTATCCTAATG atcCTAAAACAAAGAGCTGGTTGCTGAAGTATCTGGACCCAGTGTTTGGTTATCCTCAGTTTGTGAGGTTCAGCTGGAGCACAGCGCAGACGCTCATGGACAGTAAAGCTGTAGCTGTTCACTG gGATGATGATGAGGAAGATGGAGAAAAAGCAGCTGCTCGTCAGAATAACACCTCCATGCTGTCGTTTTTCAGCCGCAGCAAGCCGCCcgagctcacacacacacgagaCACACACCGCTTCTTCGCTGAGCGCAAACTACAGAGCGTCAACACACTCTGA
- the rnaseh2a gene encoding ribonuclease H2 subunit A isoform X2 has product MDLSDFEADNSVSCRLSSSIPDVCKTEDCCLGIDEAGRGPVLGPMVYGICFCPVSRKEDLKNLKVADSKTLTEAERENLFLKLNQAKRFVGWALQVLSPNTISTSMLQRAKYNLNALSHDAAIGLVQYALDCGVQLKEVFVDTVGPAEKYQDKLSQRFPGVEFTVRPKADSLFPIVSAASICAKVARDHAVKSWKFAEDLGEVDTDYGSGYPNDPKTKSWLLKYLDPVFGYPQFVRFSWSTAQTLMDSKAVAVHWDDDEEDGEKAAARQNNTSMLSFFSRSKPPELTHTRDTHRFFAERKLQSVNTL; this is encoded by the exons ATGGATCTGAGTGATTTTGAGGCAGATAACTCCGTGAGCTGTCGTTTGTCCTCGTCCATCCCGGACGTGTGTAAGACAGAGGACTGCTGCCTGGGCATCGATGAGGCGGGCAGGGGACCCGTCCTGG GACCCATGGTGTATGGGATATGCTTCTGCCCCGTATCGAGAAAAGAAGACCTGAAGAATTTGAAAGTGGCTG ACTCGAAGACGCTGacagaggcagagagagagaacctGTTTCTGAAGCTCAATCAGGCCAAACGTTTTGTAGGCTGGGCCCTTCAGGTCCTCTCGCCCAACACCATCTCCACCAGCATGCTGCAAAG AGCAAAATACAATCTGAATGCTCTGTCACATGACGCTGCTATTGGTCTGGTGCAGTATGCGCTGGACTGTGGGGTGCAGCTCAAAGAG GTGTTTGTAGACACCGTGGGTCCTGCAGAGAAGTATCAGGACAAGCTCTCCCAGCGGTTCCCCGGAGTGGAGTTCACCGTTCGTCCCAAAGCTGATTCGCTCTTCCCTATCGTCAGTGCTGCCAGCATCTGTGCCAAG GTGGCCAGAGACCATGCTGTCAAATCCTGGAAGTTTGCAGAAGATTTGGGTGAAGTGGACACAGATTATGGCTCTGGGTATCCTAATG atcCTAAAACAAAGAGCTGGTTGCTGAAGTATCTGGACCCAGTGTTTGGTTATCCTCAGTTTGTGAGGTTCAGCTGGAGCACAGCGCAGACGCTCATGGACAGTAAAGCTGTAGCTGTTCACTG gGATGATGATGAGGAAGATGGAGAAAAAGCAGCTGCTCGTCAGAATAACACCTCCATGCTGTCGTTTTTCAGCCGCAGCAAGCCGCCcgagctcacacacacacgagaCACACACCGCTTCTTCGCTGAGCGCAAACTACAGAGCGTCAACACACTCTGA